The following nucleotide sequence is from Mucilaginibacter sp. cycad4.
ATGACATATTTGTTGCTGGCATTTCTAAATGCAATACATCCCGCCCATAAACCGTTTAATACCCATTCCTAAATCCGAACATTTACCTTATTTTCGCCCTGATTTTGTGGAAAAGAATAATCAAACCTTATTAATTAAACGTATTGTGCCCATGCTACAAATTGGAGGGAAAGCCCTTTCGCTGGACGATTTTTACCAGGTGATCTATAAAAACAGCGCGGTTGTTCCTGATGAACAGGCGCTGCAAAAGGTGCAAACTAACTTCAGCTTTCTTGGTGGCTTTTCATCCAATAAACTTATTTATGGCATCAATACGGGCTTCGGCCCTATGGCGCAATATAAGGTAAGTGATGAAAACCGTCTGCAACTACAATATAATCTCATCCGCAGTCATGCTTCGGGCGGGGGTAATTTAATGCAGCCCCAGGTGGTAAAGGCTTTGATGCTTGCCCGGCTTAACAGCTTTATGCAAGCCTACTCAGGCGTACACCCCGAACTGGCAAATCTGCTTGCCGAACTCATTAACAAAAACGTTACCCCCTGCATATTTGAACACGGCGGCGTAGGCGCCAGCGGCGATTTGGTACAGTTAGCACATCTTGCATTGGTTTTAATAGGCGAAGGCGAAGTGATCTATAACGGTGAAGTACAGCCAACTGCTGCTGTTTTTGAGCAGCTGAACATCAAGCCGCTCTTAATCCACATCCGCGAAGGCCTGGCTATTATCAATGGCACTTCGGCCATGACGGGGATCGGTTTGCTGAACATTATCCGTGCTAAAAAGCTGTTGGGCTGGTCGGTCATGCTTTCAGCTATGATCAACGAGGTGGTTGAAGCTTTTGACGACCATTACTCCTACGAACTTAACAAAGTAAAACGTCATACAGGACAAAATGCTATCGCTGTCCAACTTCGCGAGATTCTGAAAGATAGTCAAATGGTTCGGAGCCGTTCGGAGCATTTATACAATCCCGAAAACCTTGACCAGGAGATCTT
It contains:
- a CDS encoding aromatic amino acid ammonia-lyase; translated protein: MLQIGGKALSLDDFYQVIYKNSAVVPDEQALQKVQTNFSFLGGFSSNKLIYGINTGFGPMAQYKVSDENRLQLQYNLIRSHASGGGNLMQPQVVKALMLARLNSFMQAYSGVHPELANLLAELINKNVTPCIFEHGGVGASGDLVQLAHLALVLIGEGEVIYNGEVQPTAAVFEQLNIKPLLIHIREGLAIINGTSAMTGIGLLNIIRAKKLLGWSVMLSAMINEVVEAFDDHYSYELNKVKRHTGQNAIAVQLREILKDSQMVRSRSEHLYNPENLDQEIFEDKVQEYYSLRCVTQILGPIYDTIAQAERVVVDELNSVNDNPVIDHENHNIFHGGNFHGDYVSLEMDKLKIAITRLSMLSERQLNYLLNDKLNQKFSPFLNLGVLGFNFGMQGMQFTATSTVAENQTLSYPMYVHSIPNNNDNQDIVSMGCNAALLTKKVIDNSFEVLAIQAMALLQAVDYLDCANRLSTQTNKVYTDLRAIFPKFIEDKPKYQDLQQVKAHFETAEIFPEFIKPFNTKNII